Proteins encoded within one genomic window of Trueperaceae bacterium:
- the iolB gene encoding 5-deoxy-glucuronate isomerase, with translation MNVEHKIELGNGVHITPERAGWKSLEFGVQRYAAGKGVAHETGGSELCIVFLSGDATVAAAGKEWRIEGRRDVFAGLPHAVYVPPGEQFELKAETDIEVALASAPAEGKLAPRLITPDDVKVEIRGGHNATRQISHVIDPGDAEHLLCVEVYTPSGNWSSYPPHKHDVQALPDEVDLEEVYHYRIQPPDGWALQRLYNDDRSLDEVIIAQNGDTVLVREGYHPVAAAPGYDCYYLNFLAGETPLWVARDEPQLAWVRGNWEGSAERLRLPLEGSGR, from the coding sequence GTGAACGTGGAACACAAGATCGAGCTGGGCAACGGCGTCCACATCACGCCGGAACGAGCCGGCTGGAAGAGCCTCGAGTTCGGGGTGCAGAGGTATGCCGCCGGCAAGGGCGTCGCACATGAAACCGGCGGGAGCGAGTTGTGCATCGTCTTCCTCTCGGGGGACGCTACCGTAGCGGCCGCTGGCAAGGAGTGGCGCATCGAGGGCCGGAGGGACGTTTTCGCGGGCCTGCCTCATGCCGTGTACGTGCCGCCCGGCGAGCAGTTCGAGCTGAAGGCCGAGACCGACATCGAGGTCGCCCTGGCGTCGGCGCCTGCCGAAGGGAAACTGGCACCGCGCCTCATCACCCCCGATGACGTGAAGGTCGAGATCCGAGGGGGCCACAACGCCACCCGGCAGATAAGCCACGTAATCGATCCCGGCGATGCGGAGCACCTGCTGTGCGTCGAGGTCTACACCCCCTCCGGCAACTGGAGCTCCTACCCGCCCCACAAGCACGACGTGCAGGCGCTGCCCGACGAGGTCGACCTCGAGGAGGTCTACCACTACCGGATCCAGCCGCCCGACGGCTGGGCGCTGCAGCGGCTCTACAACGACGACCGTTCGCTCGACGAGGTGATCATCGCCCAGAATGGTGACACCGTGCTGGTGCGCGAGGGCTATCACCCGGTGGCTGCGGCTCCGGGCTACGACTGCTACTACCTGAACTTCCTCGCCGGCGAGACGCCGCTGTGGGTAGCGCGTGACGAGCCGCAACTCGCCTGGGTGCGTGGCAACTGGGAGGGTTCGGCCGAGAGGTTGCGTCTTCCGCTGGAAGGTTCGGGCAGATGA
- a CDS encoding CoA-acylating methylmalonate-semialdehyde dehydrogenase produces the protein MDATLDSTELLGAELLNYVGGNWKRSSAGEYGEVRNPATGETIAKVPMSAAEEVDEAVRVGAQAFPAWRDTPVVDRIQHLFRLKALLDSHQDELARLITNECGKTYKESFGEMQRGIENVEVACGAPILMQGYNNEDIASGIDEHMFRQPLGVVAAITPFNFPGMIPLWFLPYAVATGNCFILKPSEKVPMTTQLLYRLIEEAGFPAGVVQLVNGGKETVDALLDHDGVRAISFVGSTPVAKYIYSRATANGKRAQCQGGAKNPAVILPDADMDMSARILADSAFGCAGQRCLATSVAVTVGAAREEIGERIAQIASERRVGYGLDEGVEMGPVISAESRERIAGLVDKGVAEGAKLRVDGRGRKVEGFENGYFMYPTILEDVDPAGEIAGTEIFGPVLSMMHATDVDEAIDIVNRRRFGNQACLFTSSGAAARAFRHRVRAGNVGINLGVAAPMAFFPFSGWGESFFGDLHAQSRHGVEFYTETKVVVERWPKEWSRQF, from the coding sequence ATGGACGCGACTCTAGACAGCACCGAACTGCTCGGCGCGGAACTGCTGAATTACGTAGGCGGCAACTGGAAAAGGTCCTCGGCTGGCGAGTATGGCGAGGTGCGCAATCCGGCCACGGGCGAAACGATCGCCAAGGTACCGATGAGCGCTGCCGAGGAGGTGGACGAGGCGGTCCGGGTGGGGGCCCAAGCCTTCCCCGCATGGCGCGACACCCCGGTGGTGGACCGGATCCAGCACCTATTCCGCCTCAAGGCCCTGCTCGATTCGCACCAGGATGAACTGGCACGGCTCATTACCAACGAGTGCGGCAAGACCTACAAGGAGAGCTTCGGCGAGATGCAACGCGGCATCGAGAACGTCGAGGTCGCCTGCGGCGCGCCGATCCTGATGCAGGGGTACAACAACGAAGACATAGCCTCCGGCATCGACGAACACATGTTCCGCCAGCCGCTGGGCGTGGTGGCGGCCATCACACCGTTTAACTTCCCCGGCATGATCCCCCTCTGGTTCCTCCCCTACGCCGTGGCGACCGGCAACTGCTTCATCCTCAAGCCGAGCGAGAAGGTACCGATGACGACCCAGCTCCTCTACCGGCTCATCGAGGAGGCGGGCTTCCCGGCCGGTGTGGTGCAGCTGGTTAACGGCGGCAAGGAGACCGTGGATGCGCTCCTCGACCACGACGGCGTTCGCGCGATCTCGTTCGTCGGCTCGACGCCGGTCGCGAAGTACATCTACTCGCGGGCGACCGCGAACGGCAAACGGGCCCAGTGCCAGGGCGGCGCCAAGAACCCAGCCGTGATCCTCCCCGACGCCGACATGGACATGTCGGCCAGGATCCTGGCCGACAGCGCATTCGGCTGTGCGGGCCAGCGTTGCCTGGCGACGTCGGTTGCCGTCACCGTGGGCGCGGCGCGCGAGGAGATCGGCGAGCGCATAGCGCAGATCGCCAGCGAGCGGCGGGTGGGTTACGGCCTCGACGAGGGCGTGGAGATGGGTCCGGTGATCAGCGCCGAGAGCAGGGAGCGGATCGCCGGTCTCGTCGACAAGGGAGTCGCGGAGGGAGCGAAACTGCGGGTCGACGGCAGGGGACGCAAGGTCGAGGGGTTCGAGAACGGCTACTTCATGTACCCGACGATCCTCGAGGATGTCGACCCGGCGGGTGAGATCGCCGGCACCGAGATCTTCGGCCCGGTTCTGTCGATGATGCATGCCACCGACGTCGATGAGGCCATCGACATCGTCAACCGCCGCAGATTCGGCAACCAGGCCTGCCTCTTCACCAGCTCCGGCGCAGCCGCCAGGGCTTTCCGCCACCGGGTACGGGCCGGCAACGTGGGCATAAACCTGGGTGTCGCGGCGCCGATGGCGTTCTTCCCGTTCAGCGGCTGGGGCGAGAGCTTCTTCGGCGACCTGCACGCTCAGAGCCGGCACGGGGTCGAGTTCTACACCGAGACGAAGGTGGTCGTAGAGCGGTGGCCAAAGGAGTGGAGCCGTCAGTTCTGA
- the iolD gene encoding 3D-(3,5/4)-trihydroxycyclohexane-1,2-dione acylhydrolase (decyclizing): MKTSRLTVGQAIVRFLAAQFSERDGEEQRLIPGFWAILGHGNVTGLGQALQELGSQYDLPTYRPQNEQAMVHAAAAFAKHRDRLATFACTASIGPGSSNMLTAVAGATINRLPVLLFPSDYFANRIPDPVLQQLEHPTEHDVSVNDAFRPVSRFFTRIGRAEQLLSALPEAMRVLTDPAETGAVTIALPEDVQTEAYDWPAAFFERRVWRVRRPRSEREPLEQAARLLAESQRPLMVAGGGAIYSGASESLARFSSEFGVPVCETQAGKGVIPWNHPMNAGPVGANGGTAANRLARDADLVIALGTRLGDFATGSKTAFQNPAVRFVSVNVASFDAHKLRSLPLVADARSALEDLSDLLSASGYRGTGAAYRAELGELKRQWQSSVDDLRRVREPAKLAQSEVMGLVNDAVGGRATVVCAAGSMPGDLLKLWRPEDPKAYHLEYGYSCMGYEIPAGLGVKLAEPEREVVVFIGDGSYLMMNSEIVTAVAERLDLTVVLVDNHGFQSIHGLQRASGTPSFINELRFREPDGELDGPYVPIDFVRHAEAMGARAVRADTADELKRALAAERGGVRVIVVPVDPERRVPSFEGWWDVPIAQATEQQSVERARTEYEEGRKKQRVYR; encoded by the coding sequence ATGAAGACTTCGAGGCTGACCGTCGGCCAGGCGATCGTCAGGTTCCTGGCTGCGCAGTTCAGCGAGCGTGACGGGGAGGAGCAGCGGCTCATCCCCGGTTTCTGGGCGATCCTCGGACACGGGAACGTCACCGGCCTGGGTCAGGCGCTGCAGGAGTTGGGCTCGCAGTACGACCTGCCGACCTACCGGCCGCAGAACGAGCAGGCCATGGTGCACGCAGCCGCGGCTTTCGCCAAGCACCGAGACAGGCTGGCGACCTTCGCCTGCACCGCCTCGATAGGCCCCGGCTCGAGCAACATGCTCACCGCCGTCGCGGGCGCGACCATCAACCGGCTCCCGGTGCTGCTCTTCCCCTCCGACTACTTCGCCAACCGGATCCCCGATCCGGTCCTCCAGCAGCTCGAGCATCCTACCGAGCACGACGTGAGCGTCAACGATGCCTTCCGACCCGTATCGCGCTTCTTCACCCGCATCGGTCGAGCCGAGCAGCTGCTCTCGGCCCTCCCCGAAGCGATGCGCGTGCTCACCGACCCGGCCGAGACCGGTGCGGTCACCATCGCCCTGCCCGAGGACGTGCAGACCGAAGCGTACGACTGGCCCGCGGCCTTCTTCGAGCGCCGGGTCTGGCGCGTCAGGCGGCCTCGCTCCGAACGGGAACCGCTCGAACAGGCGGCCCGGCTGCTCGCCGAGTCGCAACGGCCACTTATGGTCGCCGGCGGCGGCGCGATCTATTCAGGAGCGAGCGAGTCGCTCGCACGGTTCTCTTCCGAATTCGGGGTTCCGGTTTGCGAGACACAGGCGGGCAAGGGGGTGATCCCCTGGAACCATCCGATGAACGCGGGACCGGTGGGGGCCAACGGGGGGACGGCGGCGAACAGGTTGGCGCGCGACGCCGACCTCGTCATAGCCCTCGGCACCAGGCTGGGCGACTTCGCGACCGGATCGAAGACAGCCTTCCAGAACCCCGCAGTCCGCTTCGTCTCGGTCAACGTGGCTTCGTTCGACGCCCACAAGCTCCGCTCCCTCCCGCTCGTCGCCGATGCGCGCAGCGCGCTGGAGGACCTGAGCGACCTCCTGAGCGCGAGCGGCTACCGGGGCACCGGCGCCGCCTACCGCGCAGAGCTAGGCGAACTGAAGCGCCAGTGGCAGAGCAGCGTCGACGACCTGCGACGGGTCCGCGAGCCGGCGAAACTCGCGCAGTCGGAGGTCATGGGCCTCGTGAACGATGCCGTGGGCGGCCGTGCGACGGTGGTCTGCGCAGCCGGGAGCATGCCGGGCGACCTCCTCAAGCTGTGGCGACCAGAGGACCCGAAGGCGTACCACCTCGAGTACGGCTACTCCTGCATGGGCTACGAGATCCCAGCCGGCCTGGGCGTCAAACTGGCCGAACCGGAGCGGGAGGTCGTCGTCTTCATCGGCGACGGCTCATATCTGATGATGAACAGCGAGATCGTGACCGCTGTGGCCGAGAGGCTGGACCTCACCGTCGTGCTCGTGGACAACCACGGCTTCCAGTCGATACATGGGCTTCAGCGGGCCTCGGGCACCCCTTCGTTCATCAACGAGCTGCGCTTCCGTGAGCCCGACGGTGAACTCGATGGGCCCTACGTGCCGATCGACTTCGTGCGCCACGCCGAGGCGATGGGCGCCAGAGCCGTACGGGCAGATACCGCCGACGAGCTGAAGCGGGCACTAGCCGCCGAACGGGGCGGGGTGAGGGTGATAGTCGTTCCCGTGGATCCCGAGCGGCGCGTGCCGTCTTTCGAGGGCTGGTGGGACGTTCCGATCGCTCAGGCCACGGAGCAGCAGAGCGTCGAGCGAGCGAGAACCGAGTACGAAGAAGGCCGAAAGAAGCAGCGGGTCTACCGATGA
- a CDS encoding PAS domain S-box protein, translating into MPDPREDERHIPFEPHPSYRQLLEEIRGYAVFMLTRDNRIASWSRGVEETLGYGRDEFIGQSGNILFIPEDVADGEPGKEIETAVREGTAGDNRWHLKKDGRRFWANGVLSAIHDQAGEVLGFVKVMRDNTEQKEAEDALQRAQFELERRVEERTAELRETLEELKRSERLFAAIFRAGPFAAAVIHGADGRFVEVNEAFCRLSGYREDEVTELTIDDLTDHYSSQPSRTNSGPDGRDGFRDRELQFRTRDDELRTVLASEVRVPLNGEGGRLLMFFDITERKRGEEELMQAIQDVMQDASWFSRSVVERLAEIRSGTVDRTRVGELTRRERQVLEQLARGRSNADIAHELGIATQTVRNYITSVYEKIGVRSRVEAVVWARERGLGL; encoded by the coding sequence GTGCCGGACCCACGTGAGGATGAGCGTCACATACCGTTCGAGCCCCACCCCAGCTACCGTCAACTCCTCGAAGAGATCCGAGGGTACGCCGTTTTCATGCTGACCCGTGACAACCGCATCGCGTCGTGGAGCCGCGGCGTCGAGGAGACGCTCGGCTACGGCCGCGACGAGTTCATCGGCCAGTCGGGAAATATCCTCTTCATACCCGAGGACGTGGCCGACGGGGAGCCGGGCAAGGAGATCGAGACGGCCGTGCGCGAGGGCACTGCGGGTGACAACCGCTGGCACCTGAAGAAGGACGGCCGCAGGTTCTGGGCCAACGGGGTGCTCTCGGCAATCCACGACCAAGCGGGCGAGGTACTCGGCTTCGTGAAGGTGATGCGGGACAACACCGAGCAGAAGGAGGCCGAGGATGCCCTGCAGCGGGCCCAGTTCGAGCTGGAGAGGCGGGTCGAGGAGCGCACCGCCGAGCTGAGGGAGACTCTCGAGGAACTGAAGCGCAGCGAACGGTTGTTCGCCGCCATCTTCCGGGCAGGCCCGTTCGCGGCTGCCGTCATCCATGGCGCAGACGGGCGCTTCGTGGAGGTGAACGAGGCATTCTGCCGATTGAGCGGTTATCGCGAGGACGAGGTCACCGAGCTGACGATCGACGACCTGACCGACCACTACTCGTCTCAGCCGAGCCGCACCAACAGTGGTCCCGATGGACGGGACGGCTTCCGTGACCGCGAGTTGCAGTTCCGCACCAGGGACGACGAGCTCAGGACGGTGCTGGCGTCGGAGGTGAGGGTCCCGCTCAACGGGGAAGGCGGGCGACTGCTCATGTTCTTCGACATCACCGAGCGCAAGCGGGGCGAGGAGGAGCTGATGCAGGCGATCCAGGACGTGATGCAGGATGCCAGCTGGTTCTCGCGCTCCGTCGTCGAGAGGTTGGCCGAGATCCGTTCCGGTACCGTCGACCGCACTCGGGTGGGCGAACTCACCCGGCGCGAGCGGCAGGTGCTGGAGCAGCTGGCGCGCGGGCGAAGCAACGCGGATATCGCCCACGAACTCGGCATCGCCACGCAGACGGTCAGGAACTACATCACCTCGGTCTACGAGAAGATTGGGGTCAGGTCGCGCGTCGAAGCGGTCGTCTGGGCCCGGGAGCGGGGCCTGGGCCTGTAG
- a CDS encoding alpha/beta hydrolase gives MRRVRSKDGTVIAVEQCGDGPPVVLVGGAFNTRSSPVSGMPLARLLGSDFSVFTYDRRGRGDSGDAAPYAIERELEDLEEIFWAAGGTAHLYGHSSGAILALTAAANGLAVSKLAVYEPPIRIGPAGDLATRVAGLVSAGKREDAASLFMTEAVGMPPQMVAGMRDAPFWPGLAGLAHTLVYDLRITERFEMADASRITVPTLVIDGEKSPPTLREPAKALAGALPDGRLLSIPEQTHDVDIEALAPVLKEWFG, from the coding sequence ATGAGGCGAGTACGATCGAAAGACGGAACCGTGATCGCAGTCGAACAGTGCGGCGACGGTCCGCCGGTGGTGCTGGTGGGCGGCGCCTTCAACACCCGCAGCTCTCCGGTTTCCGGGATGCCGCTTGCCCGGCTCCTTGGCAGCGACTTCTCCGTGTTCACCTACGATCGGCGGGGCAGAGGAGATAGCGGGGACGCAGCGCCGTACGCCATTGAGCGGGAGTTGGAGGACCTCGAGGAAATCTTCTGGGCGGCCGGCGGCACCGCCCACCTCTACGGCCACTCGTCGGGGGCGATCCTCGCCCTCACTGCCGCGGCGAACGGCTTGGCGGTGTCCAAGCTCGCGGTGTACGAGCCGCCGATCCGGATAGGTCCCGCTGGCGACCTGGCGACCCGGGTAGCGGGGCTGGTATCCGCAGGCAAGCGCGAGGATGCCGCTTCGCTGTTCATGACCGAAGCGGTGGGCATGCCGCCGCAGATGGTCGCCGGGATGCGCGACGCGCCCTTCTGGCCCGGTCTCGCGGGCCTGGCGCACACGCTCGTCTACGACCTGAGGATCACCGAACGGTTCGAGATGGCCGACGCCTCCCGGATCACCGTTCCGACTCTCGTGATAGACGGTGAGAAAAGCCCGCCAACACTCAGAGAACCGGCGAAAGCGCTCGCCGGGGCGCTACCTGATGGCCGGCTCCTGTCGATACCGGAGCAGACCCACGACGTCGACATCGAGGCGTTGGCGCCGGTGCTGAAGGAGTGGTTCGGCTAG
- a CDS encoding sugar phosphate isomerase/epimerase, protein MSDRLQVGNAPCSWGTIEGFEKTIPYSQMLDELTQTGFRGTELGDYGFMPTDPARLREELASRGLTMLGAYHGVYLRDPKAHPEGAEKGVAIARLLAAVADVGDRNWRPFLVLADEHSRDPVRLAKAGRITEELGLTADDRSVFAQGARAFAERVAGETGIETVFHPHCAGYVETPDEIERFCELSGLGIVFDTGHYLYGTGSSDGNLVLDGLERFEENLRYVHFKDLDPGVADRARRQGLDYRAAVGEGVFCELGEGSVDFGAVLAWLRGRGYQGWITVEQDVLPGMGSPKESARRNREFLRSLGL, encoded by the coding sequence GTGAGCGACCGGTTACAGGTGGGCAACGCTCCCTGCTCTTGGGGCACTATCGAAGGCTTCGAGAAGACGATCCCGTACTCGCAGATGCTCGACGAGCTCACGCAGACCGGCTTCCGCGGCACCGAGCTCGGAGACTACGGCTTCATGCCCACCGATCCCGCGAGGCTGCGCGAGGAGCTCGCCTCCCGCGGGTTGACGATGTTGGGGGCCTATCACGGGGTCTACCTGCGCGACCCGAAGGCGCATCCGGAAGGCGCAGAGAAGGGTGTTGCCATCGCCAGGTTGCTGGCGGCGGTTGCCGACGTTGGCGACCGGAACTGGCGCCCCTTCCTGGTGCTGGCCGACGAACACAGCCGCGACCCGGTTCGCCTCGCGAAAGCCGGCCGGATCACCGAGGAACTCGGCTTGACTGCCGACGACCGGTCGGTATTCGCGCAGGGGGCCCGGGCTTTCGCGGAGAGGGTCGCGGGGGAAACCGGCATCGAAACTGTCTTCCACCCTCACTGCGCCGGCTACGTCGAGACTCCGGACGAGATAGAGCGCTTCTGCGAGCTCAGCGGTCTGGGTATCGTCTTCGATACCGGACACTACCTCTACGGCACCGGTTCCTCTGACGGCAACCTCGTTCTCGACGGGCTCGAGCGCTTCGAGGAGAACCTTCGCTACGTCCATTTCAAGGACCTCGACCCCGGCGTCGCCGATCGGGCGCGAAGGCAGGGGCTCGACTATCGGGCCGCCGTGGGCGAAGGGGTATTCTGCGAGCTCGGAGAGGGCAGCGTGGACTTCGGGGCGGTGCTCGCCTGGTTGCGGGGCCGCGGTTACCAGGGTTGGATAACGGTGGAGCAGGACGTTCTGCCGGGAATGGGCAGCCCCAAGGAGAGCGCCAGGCGGAACCGCGAGTTCCTGCGCTCGTTGGGTCTCTAG
- the iolG gene encoding inositol 2-dehydrogenase: MSSRFEGKDRLGFAVIGAGRIGNLHARHIAGAVDGAALVAVMDADQTAAERAAFAGAYATTELERVLADESVDAVLIASPTSLHAQQLMAAAAAGKAIFCEKPIALDLGETIEAMDAVETAGLPFQIGFNRRFDPGYAELARAVRAGELGRPEMFRSQSSDPAPPPREYAATSGGIYRDTVIHDIDTARFVVGEIETVSALGRVMADPYLAQVGDIDVSILSLEFAGDPGPIGVLMNHRRTIYGYDLRVEVHCEKGKLVTEAERATDVWRYDQKGIHGDYIFYFIERFRDAYRLEVQAFVDAVREGRPPSPGTRDAVESLRVAVAATESLHTGKPVRVAEIHKRQVR, translated from the coding sequence ATGAGCAGCCGTTTCGAAGGCAAGGACCGGTTGGGTTTCGCCGTAATCGGCGCCGGAAGGATCGGCAACCTGCACGCCCGCCACATCGCCGGTGCGGTCGACGGAGCCGCGCTGGTCGCGGTGATGGACGCCGACCAGACTGCAGCCGAGAGGGCCGCGTTCGCAGGCGCATACGCCACCACCGAACTCGAGCGCGTCCTGGCTGACGAGTCGGTCGACGCCGTGCTCATCGCCTCGCCCACCTCGCTCCACGCGCAGCAGCTCATGGCAGCGGCGGCCGCGGGCAAGGCGATCTTCTGCGAGAAGCCGATAGCCCTCGACCTGGGGGAGACGATAGAGGCGATGGACGCGGTCGAGACGGCAGGCCTGCCCTTCCAGATCGGCTTCAACCGGCGTTTCGATCCCGGCTACGCGGAGTTGGCGAGAGCGGTTCGAGCGGGCGAGCTGGGTCGTCCGGAGATGTTCCGCAGCCAGTCTTCCGACCCGGCGCCGCCACCACGGGAGTACGCTGCCACGTCGGGGGGCATCTACCGTGACACGGTCATCCACGACATCGACACGGCACGCTTCGTCGTAGGTGAGATCGAGACCGTCTCGGCGTTGGGCAGGGTGATGGCCGACCCGTACCTGGCCCAGGTGGGAGACATCGACGTGAGCATCCTCAGCCTCGAATTCGCCGGCGATCCGGGACCGATCGGCGTGTTGATGAACCACCGCCGCACCATCTACGGTTACGACCTGAGGGTCGAGGTGCACTGCGAGAAGGGCAAACTGGTCACCGAGGCCGAACGCGCGACGGACGTCTGGCGCTACGATCAGAAGGGGATCCACGGCGACTACATCTTCTACTTCATCGAACGCTTCCGCGACGCCTATCGGCTGGAGGTGCAGGCGTTCGTCGATGCGGTGCGGGAGGGGCGCCCACCGAGCCCGGGAACCAGGGACGCGGTGGAGTCGCTCCGGGTCGCCGTCGCCGCCACCGAGAGCCTCCATACCGGGAAGCCCGTGAGGGTGGCGGAGATTCATAAGAGGCAGGTGCGGTGA
- the iolC gene encoding 5-dehydro-2-deoxygluconokinase, translating into MGDRRSGRRFDLITIGRSSIDLYANEIGRPFEQIESFSAYVGGSPTNIAVAARRLGLDVALLTGVGDDKVGSFILRFLQEEGIETGYVARKPGARSSAVLLGIEPPDRFPLVFYRDNAADMQITIDDVLRTPIHDSGAIEVSGTGLSREPSRSATFLAAERARQAGTTVYMDLDFRADQWHDPRAFGVNVRALLGLVDVAIGTEEEINAAMLTDPEQLRIVDQQVSAPEIGGDIDANIEAILGLPAGPQVLVVKRGRAGATVHVRGEEPVVAPGFPVEVHNILGAGDAFAGGLIYGRSRGWDWYRSARMGNACGAIVVTRHGCANFMAFEEEALNFVEERGGF; encoded by the coding sequence ATGGGGGATCGGCGAAGCGGCCGCAGGTTCGACCTGATCACTATCGGCCGCTCTTCGATCGACCTATACGCCAATGAGATCGGCCGGCCCTTCGAGCAGATCGAGAGCTTCTCTGCCTACGTGGGCGGCAGCCCTACCAACATCGCGGTCGCGGCGAGGCGGCTGGGACTCGATGTTGCTCTGCTCACCGGGGTAGGGGACGACAAGGTGGGATCGTTCATCCTCCGTTTCCTCCAGGAAGAGGGGATCGAGACCGGCTACGTCGCCCGGAAGCCGGGCGCCAGGAGCAGCGCCGTCCTGCTGGGGATCGAACCGCCCGACCGGTTCCCGCTGGTGTTCTACCGGGACAACGCGGCGGACATGCAGATCACCATAGACGACGTCCTGCGCACGCCGATCCACGACTCGGGGGCGATCGAGGTCTCCGGTACCGGCCTCAGCCGGGAGCCGAGTCGCAGCGCCACCTTCCTCGCGGCCGAGCGGGCACGCCAGGCGGGTACCACCGTCTACATGGACCTCGACTTCCGTGCCGACCAGTGGCACGACCCGAGGGCGTTCGGGGTCAACGTCAGGGCGCTGCTGGGCCTGGTCGACGTGGCGATCGGGACCGAGGAGGAGATCAACGCCGCCATGCTCACCGACCCGGAGCAGCTGCGGATAGTCGATCAGCAGGTTTCGGCGCCCGAGATCGGCGGAGACATCGATGCGAACATCGAGGCCATCCTCGGCTTGCCGGCCGGTCCGCAGGTGCTGGTCGTCAAGCGCGGCCGCGCCGGAGCCACCGTGCACGTGAGGGGCGAGGAGCCCGTCGTCGCACCGGGCTTCCCCGTCGAGGTGCACAACATCCTGGGGGCCGGGGATGCCTTCGCCGGCGGTCTCATCTACGGCCGCAGCAGAGGCTGGGACTGGTACCGCAGCGCTCGCATGGGCAACGCCTGCGGAGCCATCGTCGTCACCCGCCACGGCTGCGCCAACTTCATGGCTTTCGAGGAGGAGGCGTTGAACTTCGTCGAGGAGCGCGGAGGCTTCTAG
- a CDS encoding DEAD/DEAH box helicase has translation MFEQYDLPESVENALRERKITSPTPVQSATLPHALAGGDVLGQARTGTGKTLAFAIPIARRLAADRSRGRPPRALVLTPTRELALQVAGELAWLARHLDITTVYGGTGYGSQAAELNRGTDVVVATPGRALDYLGRGILDLSAVEIAVLDEADEMLSMGFEEDVEKLLGATPPERQTLLFSATLPDWARRLSERHLRDPLKVNVVREEAVGYHELAIESSLGSRQSVLADVLHAHGGARSIVFANTKAETDKLAQALTQSGIPAESIHGDLNQAQRERAVERLRSGQVKVLVGTDVAARGLDIPEVDLVVHYRLPNDPGSYQHRSGRTGRAGRSGKVVIFHGPRERSALTRLERAVGRRFEHVPPPRPEEVQDAKLESLLARIEEQPAADRETWQGVAQRWLAQGNEQAIAGLLAITLGGKPAPRSLLTGEEGWVTLAVRGRVVRTPQVVRFLMESGAKDVGRIVEVGKAGALADVRPADEERLVGVENAGLTVERATSVPRHATDGGGRSGKPRSGRRREGRSSRTGGSGR, from the coding sequence ATGTTCGAACAGTACGATCTCCCCGAAAGCGTAGAGAACGCACTCCGGGAGCGGAAGATCACCAGCCCGACACCGGTGCAGTCGGCGACCCTGCCGCACGCGCTGGCCGGCGGCGACGTGCTCGGCCAGGCCCGCACCGGTACCGGCAAGACGCTGGCCTTCGCCATCCCCATAGCTCGCAGGTTGGCGGCAGACCGCAGCCGTGGGCGTCCTCCGCGGGCCCTGGTACTCACGCCGACGCGAGAGCTTGCGCTCCAGGTGGCGGGCGAGCTCGCCTGGTTGGCCCGCCACCTCGACATAACCACCGTCTACGGCGGCACCGGCTACGGAAGCCAAGCGGCCGAGCTGAATCGCGGCACGGACGTGGTAGTGGCCACCCCGGGCAGGGCGCTCGACTACCTGGGCCGCGGCATCCTCGACCTCTCCGCGGTGGAGATAGCCGTCCTCGACGAAGCCGACGAGATGCTCTCGATGGGCTTCGAGGAGGATGTCGAGAAGTTGCTGGGGGCCACTCCGCCGGAGCGGCAGACGCTGCTCTTCTCCGCCACGCTGCCCGACTGGGCTCGGCGCCTCTCCGAGCGGCACCTGCGTGATCCGCTCAAGGTGAACGTCGTGCGTGAGGAGGCTGTCGGGTATCACGAGCTCGCCATCGAGTCGTCACTCGGGAGTCGCCAGTCGGTACTGGCCGACGTGCTCCACGCTCATGGCGGCGCCCGCTCGATCGTCTTCGCCAACACCAAGGCCGAGACCGACAAGCTCGCTCAGGCGCTTACCCAGTCGGGCATCCCGGCCGAGTCGATCCATGGCGACCTGAACCAGGCCCAGCGAGAGCGGGCGGTGGAGCGCCTCAGGTCCGGGCAGGTGAAGGTCCTGGTGGGAACCGACGTGGCCGCCCGCGGTCTGGACATCCCCGAGGTCGACCTGGTCGTCCACTACCGGTTGCCCAACGACCCGGGCAGCTACCAGCATCGCTCGGGCCGCACGGGCAGAGCCGGGCGCTCAGGCAAGGTCGTGATCTTCCACGGGCCGCGCGAGCGCAGCGCCCTGACGCGACTCGAGCGGGCCGTGGGACGCCGCTTCGAGCACGTCCCCCCACCGCGACCCGAGGAGGTGCAGGACGCCAAACTCGAGTCGCTGCTGGCCCGCATCGAGGAGCAACCCGCTGCCGACCGCGAGACCTGGCAGGGGGTAGCCCAGCGCTGGCTGGCTCAGGGAAACGAACAGGCCATCGCGGGTCTCCTGGCCATTACGCTGGGGGGCAAGCCCGCCCCCAGGAGCCTGCTCACCGGAGAGGAGGGGTGGGTGACCCTGGCCGTGCGGGGCCGCGTCGTCCGTACCCCACAGGTGGTGCGATTCCTGATGGAGTCCGGCGCCAAGGATGTCGGCCGGATAGTCGAGGTCGGCAAGGCAGGGGCGCTCGCCGACGTGAGGCCGGCCGACGAGGAGCGCCTGGTAGGCGTCGAGAACGCCGGACTGACGGTCGAGCGGGCTACGTCCGTTCCGCGCCACGCCACGGACGGCGGTGGACGCAGTGGAAAGCCGCGCAGCGGACGCCGCCGCGAAGGACGCAGTTCGAGGACCGGAGGCTCGGGCCGCTGA